The Lutibacter sp. Hel_I_33_5 genome has a window encoding:
- a CDS encoding inorganic phosphate transporter: MDNIYLLMLIAIIVLAVADIIVGVSNDAINFLNSAIGSKAISLRTIMIVASLGIFIGAVFSSGMMEVARKGIFIPAQFEFGEIMLIFMAVMITDILLLDFFNTLGMPTSTTVSIVFNLLGAAVVMSLIKISHSESETFADLANYINTAKAIEIISGILLSVVIAFSVGALVQWISRVLFTFNYEKRIKNFGILFGGVALTAITYFIFLKGLKGTPYYKELKGILVGNEVYIILISFVFWVLFSFIFEKLTKKTVLLVVIAVGTFGLALAFSGNDLVNFIGVPMAAYHSYEAWVAGGMDSTMSMAVLEKKVPAEPVLLFIAGTIMVLTLWFSKKAKTVAETEISLSRQGETHEKFEPNSLSRAVVKVTTRLSNSFSAIVPSSLGNKISKSFEKPNYTMSKDQSIKAPAFDMIRASVNLMVAGVLIAIATSMKLPLSTTYVTFMVAMGTSLADKAWGRESAVYRVAGVLNVIGGWFGTAIGAFIAAGTVVFLISFNPRVIIPILLLLTVILLYRNYKSHKTKSTKTDDEDTLSEAESSSVQGVIHESAKNISKVVKRTNRIYTNSIAGLAEQKLPLLKKSKSQVIKLSDEIDDLRDNITYFIKNLDASSLNASGFYINILGHLQDMSQSLEYISKISYKHINNNHKNLKSSQINELREIDDKLEVLFSDTEKAFKSESFDEIGVILNGKKVVYDLVNEKIAKQIERTRTEESSPKNTTLYFGLLIETKDLLDSTMSLLEEYHSSFDGSIEPATISPSK; this comes from the coding sequence ATGGATAATATTTATTTACTTATGTTAATCGCTATTATAGTGTTAGCTGTTGCTGATATTATAGTAGGTGTTAGTAACGATGCAATTAACTTTTTAAATTCTGCAATTGGTTCTAAAGCTATCTCTTTAAGAACTATTATGATTGTTGCAAGTTTAGGGATATTTATTGGTGCAGTGTTTTCTAGCGGTATGATGGAAGTTGCTAGAAAAGGTATTTTTATTCCAGCTCAATTTGAGTTTGGAGAAATCATGCTCATTTTTATGGCTGTTATGATTACTGATATCTTGTTGTTAGACTTTTTTAATACATTAGGAATGCCTACATCAACTACGGTTTCTATAGTATTTAATTTATTAGGTGCTGCAGTAGTGATGTCTTTAATAAAAATTAGTCATTCAGAATCTGAAACTTTTGCAGATTTAGCAAACTATATAAACACAGCAAAAGCGATTGAAATTATTTCAGGAATTTTACTATCTGTGGTGATTGCTTTTTCTGTTGGTGCATTAGTACAGTGGATTTCTAGAGTATTATTTACCTTTAATTATGAAAAAAGAATAAAGAACTTTGGTATTTTATTTGGAGGTGTAGCTTTAACGGCTATCACATATTTTATCTTCTTAAAAGGTTTAAAAGGAACTCCTTACTATAAAGAATTAAAAGGAATATTAGTAGGTAATGAAGTGTATATTATCTTAATAAGTTTTGTTTTTTGGGTTTTATTTTCTTTCATTTTTGAAAAACTAACTAAAAAAACGGTATTGTTAGTTGTAATAGCAGTAGGTACTTTTGGATTGGCTTTAGCTTTTTCTGGAAATGATTTAGTAAACTTTATTGGAGTGCCAATGGCAGCTTATCATTCTTATGAAGCTTGGGTTGCTGGAGGTATGGATTCTACAATGTCTATGGCTGTATTAGAGAAAAAAGTGCCAGCAGAACCAGTTTTATTATTTATTGCTGGGACTATTATGGTATTAACATTATGGTTTTCTAAAAAAGCAAAGACCGTTGCCGAAACAGAAATTAGTCTTTCTCGTCAAGGAGAAACACATGAAAAATTTGAGCCAAACAGTCTTTCTAGAGCTGTAGTAAAAGTAACTACAAGATTATCTAATTCATTTTCTGCAATTGTACCATCCTCTTTAGGAAATAAAATTAGTAAGAGTTTTGAAAAACCAAATTATACAATGAGTAAAGATCAAAGTATAAAAGCACCTGCTTTTGATATGATCCGTGCTTCTGTAAATTTAATGGTTGCTGGTGTATTAATTGCAATTGCTACTTCTATGAAATTACCTTTATCTACCACTTATGTAACTTTTATGGTTGCTATGGGAACATCTTTAGCAGATAAAGCTTGGGGTAGAGAAAGTGCTGTTTATAGAGTTGCGGGTGTATTAAATGTAATTGGTGGTTGGTTTGGAACTGCTATTGGAGCATTTATTGCTGCAGGAACCGTTGTGTTTTTAATTAGTTTTAATCCACGTGTTATCATACCAATATTACTTTTATTAACAGTAATTTTATTATACAGAAATTACAAATCTCACAAAACTAAGTCAACAAAAACAGACGACGAAGATACTTTAAGTGAAGCAGAAAGTAGTTCTGTACAGGGTGTTATACATGAAAGTGCAAAAAATATTTCTAAAGTGGTTAAGCGTACAAATAGAATTTATACAAATTCGATTGCTGGTTTAGCAGAACAAAAATTACCACTACTTAAAAAGAGTAAAAGTCAGGTAATTAAGCTGTCTGATGAAATAGATGATTTACGTGATAATATTACTTATTTCATTAAAAATTTAGATGCTTCAAGTTTAAATGCTAGTGGATTTTACATAAATATTTTAGGCCATTTACAAGATATGTCCCAATCTTTAGAGTATATTTCTAAGATTAGTTATAAGCATATTAATAATAATCATAAGAATTTAAAATCTTCTCAGATTAATGAGCTTAGGGAAATTGATGACAAGTTAGAGGTTTTATTTTCTGATACTGAAAAAGCTTTTAAATCTGAATCTTTTGATGAGATTGGAGTGATTTTAAACGGTAAGAAAGTAGTTTATGATTTAGTAAATGAAAAGATTGCAAAACAAATAGAGCGAACTAGAACAGAAGAATCGAGCCCAAAGAATACAACATTATATTTTGGTCTTCTTATTGAAACAAAAGATTTATTAGATTCAACAATGAGTCTTTTAGAAGAGTATCATAGTTCTTTTGATGGTTCTATTGAACCAGCAACAATTAGTCCATCAAAATAG
- a CDS encoding mechanosensitive ion channel family protein yields the protein MENYIEKSKELLFEYAPNILIALAILIIGLIVIGFITRITKSIMKRRKVDITVQKFLSDLINWALKAFLFIAVISKLGVAPTSFAAIIGAAGLAIGLALQGSLSNFAGGTLIMLFKPFKVGDLIEAQGELGVVKEIEIFTTKITGLSNKEIIMPNGALSNGNIVNYTSEGTRRVDLTFGVSYDADIKKTKEVLLNVLTSHPKVLKDPAPAVTVSELADSSVNFATRPWCNTDDYWDVYFDVTENVKLALDEAGIEIPYPHTVEIKK from the coding sequence ATGGAAAATTATATTGAAAAATCAAAAGAATTACTTTTTGAATATGCACCAAATATTTTAATTGCTTTAGCAATATTAATTATTGGGTTAATTGTAATCGGTTTTATTACTAGAATTACAAAATCTATCATGAAAAGAAGAAAGGTAGATATAACAGTTCAGAAATTTTTAAGTGATTTAATTAATTGGGCATTAAAAGCCTTTTTATTTATCGCTGTAATTTCTAAACTAGGTGTTGCGCCAACTTCTTTTGCAGCCATTATTGGTGCTGCTGGTTTGGCAATTGGCTTAGCATTACAAGGTTCGTTATCTAATTTTGCTGGCGGAACATTAATCATGCTTTTTAAACCTTTTAAAGTAGGTGATTTAATTGAAGCGCAAGGTGAATTAGGGGTGGTAAAAGAAATTGAGATTTTCACTACCAAAATAACAGGCTTATCAAACAAAGAAATTATAATGCCTAATGGAGCCTTATCAAATGGCAACATTGTTAATTACACTTCTGAAGGCACAAGACGTGTAGATTTAACGTTTGGGGTTTCTTATGATGCAGATATTAAAAAAACGAAAGAAGTTCTTTTAAATGTATTAACTTCTCATCCAAAGGTTTTAAAAGATCCTGCACCAGCTGTAACAGTTTCTGAATTAGCAGATAGTTCAGTAAATTTTGCGACAAGACCTTGGTGTAATACAGATGATTATTGGGATGTATATTTTGATGTTACCGAAAACGTAAAATTAGCATTGGATGAAGCAGGAATTGAAATTCCTTATCCTCATACTGTAGAGATTAAAAAATAG
- the tsaB gene encoding tRNA (adenosine(37)-N6)-threonylcarbamoyltransferase complex dimerization subunit type 1 TsaB yields the protein MATILNIETATKNCSVSIAKEGKVIAIKELNDGNYSHAEMLHPFIKELTEESGVSLSEIDAFAVSKGPGSYTGLRIGVSAVKGLCFSFDKPLISIETLKSLASKISEKKGLIIPMIDARRMEAYTAVFDANHQQIRETKAEIITSESYLEYLEKGMVYFLGDGAEKCKEVITHKNAVFVDNQFPSSNEMAGLSFEKYKKNDIEDVAYFEPFYLKDFIVIPEKKKKSIF from the coding sequence TTGGCTACCATTTTAAATATAGAAACTGCAACTAAAAATTGTTCTGTTAGCATTGCTAAAGAAGGAAAAGTGATTGCTATAAAAGAATTAAATGATGGTAATTATTCTCATGCAGAAATGTTACATCCTTTTATTAAAGAATTAACCGAAGAGTCTGGGGTTTCTTTATCTGAAATTGATGCTTTTGCAGTCAGTAAAGGGCCAGGTTCTTATACAGGTTTAAGAATTGGTGTTTCTGCCGTTAAAGGGTTGTGTTTTTCTTTTGATAAGCCGTTAATTTCTATCGAGACTTTAAAATCTCTGGCATCTAAAATCTCAGAAAAGAAAGGTTTAATTATTCCAATGATTGATGCAAGACGTATGGAGGCCTATACTGCGGTTTTTGATGCTAATCATCAACAAATAAGAGAAACGAAAGCAGAAATTATTACATCAGAATCTTATCTTGAATATTTAGAAAAAGGTATGGTCTATTTTTTAGGAGATGGAGCAGAAAAATGTAAAGAAGTAATCACACATAAAAATGCAGTATTTGTAGATAATCAATTTCCTTCTTCCAATGAAATGGCAGGATTATCATTTGAAAAGTACAAAAAAAACGACATCGAAGATGTCGCTTATTTTGAACCTTTTTATTTAAAAGATTTTATTGTGATTCCTGAAAAGAAAAAGAAATCTATTTTTTAA
- a CDS encoding TonB-dependent receptor has product MKKFLIASLLILSQVAFAQDKGIIKGLVTDKETNNEPLPFANVFIKGTSIGVTTDFDGNYTLSVPAGNQTIVFSFLGYKTVEKSVTITAGQTITINQVLGAEEGVSLDEVVIKSSSSKETVNALILEQKKATVIKESIGAERLKKIGVSNAANATTKISGVTKSEGTGDIYIRGLGDRYLSTTMNRLTIPSDDVSNKNINLNLFSTNIIKNVGISKTYDTSSYADQGSGNVDVNSKEYSKKGYSISLSSGTNTNILKLDNDFRTTLINNDVTFGFHQKKYALQNLITFQGWDTETQSTPINFSGSFSAARKFEIFGKQLSIFLTGSHSKTFNHFKGVFKSYRSNVLNTSYNDAEQYNLNSNTTGYINVGLKLNDNHKIKYNTLFVNTGTDNLYEQGRDGLGYVFDQDPQENGAFVRDQNFKQTTLFVNQLMGEHKLNENNTLNWAGGYNFVLAEEPNRIRNEVNILDIASSPTIQYAHVGDFQQRKSSQKIEDQEVNAFIENKWKLGFKDEDDNKPYSLNYGINFRNKERKFRSNFVGVRAKGFTAPSIDELSSTFTSTGFNNGLDLKTRETDRYQADLNILAAYANFDFKFDNNLSGNLGLRFEKDKIDIIWDVANFVGRIGTIEKNYESLYPSVNLKYELNENTFLRFASSITQTLPEFKELAPFEYVSPTGRVIAGNQNLEKSEIYNLDLKYEMFPQRGQLFSATAFYKQINNPINLALSRGSSGYFSYFNTGEKANIYGLEIEARSDLIKNEDDQSILNITGNITKMWLSQDLLEDFQYKNTNTSSLQGASDFIVNGSLSFNNNKEKEFIATLTGNYSSDKIFALGSPEDKTNSATLYNDEIIEKGFVSLDLVMSKKITKNLSVKFVGRNLINPNIKQTQLVRNLITNIETNETVLSYKKGSQLNLSFNYKF; this is encoded by the coding sequence ATGAAGAAATTTTTAATCGCAAGTTTATTAATATTAAGTCAAGTAGCTTTTGCTCAAGACAAAGGAATTATTAAAGGTTTAGTAACTGATAAAGAAACAAATAATGAACCGTTACCTTTTGCAAATGTATTTATTAAAGGAACATCAATTGGTGTAACAACAGATTTTGATGGAAACTATACATTATCTGTTCCTGCTGGAAATCAAACCATTGTATTTAGTTTTTTAGGATATAAAACTGTTGAAAAATCGGTAACTATAACTGCAGGGCAAACAATAACTATCAATCAAGTTTTAGGAGCTGAAGAAGGTGTTTCTTTAGATGAAGTTGTTATAAAGTCTTCTTCTAGTAAGGAAACTGTAAATGCATTAATCTTAGAACAGAAAAAAGCAACAGTAATTAAAGAAAGTATTGGGGCAGAAAGACTTAAAAAAATTGGTGTTTCTAATGCTGCAAACGCTACCACAAAAATTTCTGGGGTAACAAAAAGTGAAGGTACTGGAGATATTTACATTAGAGGTTTAGGAGATCGATATTTATCTACAACAATGAACAGATTAACAATTCCTTCTGATGATGTTTCAAATAAAAATATAAATTTAAATTTATTTTCTACTAACATTATTAAAAATGTGGGTATCAGTAAAACTTATGACACATCAAGTTATGCTGATCAAGGTTCTGGAAATGTAGATGTAAATTCTAAGGAATATTCTAAAAAAGGATATTCAATATCTCTATCTAGTGGAACAAATACAAATATTTTGAAACTAGACAATGATTTTAGAACAACCTTAATAAATAATGATGTTACTTTTGGTTTTCATCAAAAAAAATATGCACTACAGAATTTAATCACTTTTCAAGGGTGGGATACGGAAACACAATCTACACCTATAAATTTTAGTGGTTCTTTTTCTGCGGCTAGAAAATTTGAAATTTTTGGAAAACAATTATCTATTTTTCTAACAGGTTCACATTCTAAAACTTTTAATCATTTTAAAGGAGTATTTAAATCATATAGATCTAATGTGTTAAATACTAGTTACAATGATGCAGAACAATACAATTTAAATTCTAATACTACTGGCTATATAAATGTAGGATTAAAATTAAATGATAATCATAAAATTAAATACAATACATTATTTGTTAATACTGGTACAGATAATTTATATGAGCAAGGTAGAGATGGTTTAGGGTATGTTTTCGATCAAGATCCACAAGAAAATGGCGCATTTGTTAGAGATCAAAATTTTAAACAAACAACCTTATTTGTCAATCAATTAATGGGAGAGCATAAATTAAATGAAAACAATACTTTAAATTGGGCTGGTGGTTACAATTTTGTTTTAGCAGAAGAGCCAAATAGAATTAGAAATGAAGTAAACATTTTAGATATTGCTTCTTCTCCTACAATTCAATATGCGCATGTTGGAGACTTTCAACAAAGAAAATCTAGTCAAAAAATTGAAGATCAAGAAGTCAATGCCTTTATAGAAAACAAATGGAAATTAGGTTTTAAAGATGAAGATGATAATAAACCATATTCATTAAATTATGGTATTAATTTTAGAAATAAGGAACGTAAATTTAGATCTAATTTTGTAGGAGTTAGAGCTAAAGGTTTTACGGCTCCATCGATAGATGAATTATCATCAACATTTACCTCTACAGGTTTTAACAATGGTCTAGATTTAAAAACAAGAGAAACAGATAGATATCAAGCAGATTTAAACATTTTGGCGGCATATGCTAATTTTGATTTTAAATTTGACAATAACTTATCTGGTAATTTAGGTTTACGTTTTGAAAAAGATAAAATTGATATCATTTGGGATGTAGCAAACTTTGTTGGTAGAATTGGAACTATTGAAAAAAATTACGAAAGTTTATATCCAAGTGTAAATTTAAAGTATGAATTAAATGAAAATACGTTTTTACGTTTTGCATCAAGTATTACACAGACCTTACCAGAATTTAAAGAATTAGCACCTTTTGAATATGTTTCTCCAACTGGTCGTGTAATTGCAGGAAATCAAAATTTAGAAAAATCTGAAATCTATAATTTAGATTTAAAGTATGAAATGTTTCCACAAAGAGGTCAATTATTTTCAGCTACAGCATTTTACAAACAAATTAACAATCCAATCAACTTAGCTTTAAGTAGAGGTTCTTCTGGGTATTTCAGTTATTTTAATACGGGTGAAAAAGCAAATATTTATGGCTTAGAAATAGAAGCAAGATCTGACTTGATTAAAAACGAGGATGACCAAAGTATTTTAAATATAACTGGGAATATTACTAAGATGTGGTTATCTCAAGATTTATTAGAAGATTTTCAATATAAAAACACGAACACATCTAGTTTACAAGGTGCTTCCGATTTTATTGTTAATGGATCTTTAAGTTTTAATAATAATAAAGAAAAGGAATTTATTGCAACCTTAACTGGTAATTATTCTTCAGATAAAATATTTGCTTTAGGTTCTCCGGAAGATAAAACAAATAGTGCAACCTTATATAATGATGAAATTATAGAAAAAGGATTTGTTTCTCTTGACCTAGTTATGAGTAAAAAAATCACAAAAAACCTATCTGTAAAGTTTGTTGGTAGAAATTTAATAAACCCAAACATAAAACAAACTCAATTGGTTAGAAATTTAATTACCAATATAGAAACTAATGAAACAGTACTTTCTTATAAAAAAGGAAGTCAGTTAAATCTTAGTTTTAATTATAAATTTTAA
- a CDS encoding porin, with the protein MNYKSILITLSMVAFLSVNAQETNAPKFGKGLFNLVGKDSSFTMNIGARMQFLGTSQWDSDGGLTNPESNMLVRRARLKFGGYAFTPKLQYKLELGLSNRDIGKASAFTNEAPKYILDAVVKWNFSGNWVLWFGQTKLPGNRERVISSGNLQQVDRSLLNSRFNIDRDMGMQLRHKFKLSDTFIVKEAFSIAQGEGRNITTGNLGGHQYTARVELYPFGNFASKGDYKGSDLKFEEKPKLAVGFSYDFNNDAVKNRSNQGSYMTNDTGFYSTNISTLFIDAMYKHKGFSFMAEYANRDAEDPFAKNSDGSLTGDEVQVGNALNLQTGYMLSKTVELSGRYTNIEWDKTVTGKGAENQYTLGLSKYIVGHKLKVQTDLSYLDLTGKTNQLLYRLQVDIHF; encoded by the coding sequence ATGAATTATAAATCAATACTTATAACTTTAAGTATGGTTGCTTTCTTAAGCGTTAATGCTCAAGAAACAAATGCTCCAAAATTTGGAAAAGGACTTTTCAATTTAGTTGGAAAAGATAGTAGCTTCACAATGAATATTGGAGCTAGAATGCAATTTCTTGGAACTTCTCAATGGGATTCTGATGGTGGTTTAACCAACCCAGAATCAAATATGCTTGTTAGAAGAGCTCGTTTAAAATTTGGAGGGTATGCATTTACACCAAAATTACAATACAAATTAGAATTAGGATTATCTAATAGAGATATTGGTAAGGCATCTGCTTTTACAAATGAAGCACCTAAATATATTTTGGATGCTGTTGTAAAATGGAACTTTTCTGGTAATTGGGTACTTTGGTTTGGACAAACAAAATTACCAGGTAACAGAGAGCGTGTAATTTCATCTGGAAATTTACAACAAGTAGATCGTTCTTTATTAAATAGTAGATTTAATATTGATCGTGATATGGGAATGCAATTAAGACATAAATTTAAACTTTCTGATACATTTATTGTAAAAGAAGCATTTTCTATTGCGCAGGGTGAAGGTAGAAATATTACTACTGGTAACTTAGGAGGTCATCAATATACAGCGAGAGTTGAATTATATCCTTTCGGAAATTTTGCAAGTAAAGGAGATTATAAAGGAAGTGATTTAAAATTTGAAGAGAAACCAAAATTAGCTGTCGGTTTTTCATATGATTTTAATAATGATGCAGTAAAAAACAGGTCTAATCAAGGATCTTATATGACAAACGATACTGGTTTTTATTCAACAAATATTTCAACATTATTTATTGATGCCATGTATAAACATAAAGGATTTTCTTTTATGGCAGAATATGCAAATAGAGATGCAGAAGATCCTTTTGCAAAAAATTCTGATGGTTCTTTAACGGGTGATGAGGTTCAAGTTGGAAACGCTTTAAACTTACAAACAGGTTATATGCTGTCTAAAACTGTTGAACTTTCTGGTAGATATACAAATATTGAATGGGATAAAACGGTTACAGGAAAAGGTGCAGAAAATCAATATACATTAGGATTATCAAAATATATTGTAGGACATAAATTAAAAGTACAAACAGATTTGAGTTATTTAGATTTAACAGGTAAAACAAATCAACTTTTATATAGATTACAGGTAGATATACATTTTTAA
- a CDS encoding DUF1304 domain-containing protein codes for MTYVQIILVGLVAIIHIYIVYIEMALWTKPKGIKTFGLKSKEFAEETKVLAANQGLYNGFLVAGLIWSLVAVKTDVALFFLGCVFVAGLYGAYSTKKKSILYIQSIPAALGIIFLLI; via the coding sequence ATGACATACGTACAAATTATATTAGTCGGACTTGTGGCAATCATTCATATTTATATTGTTTACATCGAAATGGCTTTATGGACAAAACCTAAAGGTATTAAAACCTTTGGCTTAAAAAGCAAAGAGTTTGCAGAAGAAACTAAAGTACTTGCTGCTAACCAAGGGTTATACAATGGTTTTTTAGTTGCTGGTTTAATCTGGTCTTTAGTTGCTGTTAAAACAGATGTTGCGCTTTTCTTTCTAGGTTGTGTATTTGTAGCTGGTCTTTACGGCGCTTATTCTACTAAGAAAAAAAGTATTTTATACATCCAATCTATCCCAGCTGCACTAGGAATAATTTTCTTATTAATTTAA
- a CDS encoding toxin-antitoxin system YwqK family antitoxin, with product MKKIILLAAIFVSSLGFSQEIKPTYKKQGDLVKATYYHEDGSKSVEGFFKDKKLTGTWTSFDTEGNKTKIANYKEGKKVGKWFVWNKDALKEITYDNNVIVSVNDWKSESRLAFNN from the coding sequence ATGAAGAAAATTATATTATTAGCAGCAATTTTTGTGTCAAGTTTAGGATTTTCACAAGAAATTAAACCTACATATAAAAAACAAGGAGATTTAGTAAAAGCAACATATTATCATGAAGATGGTAGTAAAAGTGTAGAAGGTTTTTTTAAAGACAAAAAATTAACAGGTACTTGGACTAGTTTTGATACTGAAGGAAATAAAACTAAAATAGCCAATTATAAAGAAGGTAAAAAGGTAGGAAAGTGGTTTGTTTGGAATAAAGATGCTTTAAAAGAAATCACATATGACAATAATGTTATTGTTAGTGTTAACGATTGGAAATCTGAATCTAGATTAGCATTCAACAATTAA
- a CDS encoding dodecin family protein: MAIMKVIEILANSEKSWEEATKKAIKQASKSVKNIRSAFVQSQSVVVNNDEVAEFRVNLKVTFEVK, from the coding sequence ATGGCTATCATGAAAGTTATTGAGATTTTAGCAAACTCAGAAAAAAGTTGGGAAGAAGCAACAAAAAAAGCAATTAAGCAAGCCTCTAAATCTGTAAAGAACATTAGATCTGCATTTGTACAATCGCAAAGTGTTGTTGTAAATAATGATGAAGTTGCAGAATTTAGAGTGAATTTAAAAGTTACTTTCGAAGTAAAGTAA
- a CDS encoding VOC family protein, whose translation MKLGAMSISLAVKDIHKSKAFYETLGFTVFAGQIEKNYLIMKNGNSLVGLFQGMFENNILTFNPGWDESANKLEDFVDVRTIQQHLKSEKVQLTTEADETTSGPASFMVLDPDGNMILIDQHV comes from the coding sequence ATGAAATTAGGTGCAATGTCCATCAGTTTAGCTGTAAAAGACATCCATAAATCTAAGGCGTTTTATGAAACATTAGGCTTTACTGTTTTTGCAGGTCAGATTGAAAAGAATTATTTAATTATGAAAAACGGTAATTCTTTAGTGGGGCTATTTCAAGGAATGTTTGAAAATAATATTTTAACCTTTAATCCTGGTTGGGATGAAAGCGCTAACAAATTAGAGGATTTTGTTGATGTTAGAACGATACAACAACATTTAAAAAGTGAAAAAGTACAATTAACTACAGAAGCAGATGAAACCACTTCTGGACCTGCAAGCTTTATGGTATTAGATCCTGATGGAAATATGATATTAATAGATCAACATGTTTAA